From Bifidobacterium sp. ESL0790, one genomic window encodes:
- the brnQ gene encoding branched-chain amino acid transport system II carrier protein, whose product MFFGAGNLIFPPLMGAQAQSAALPATIGFIVSAVGLPILGVLAVASAGGFEHLASRVSPKFAAILAFVIIMAIGPCFAIPRTATTSYEMAITPFAGENNRMALLIYSVVFFVLSFILSQHPEKLSKSLGRFMGPLLLVLIVVMFVACIFISHAPLGKPFGDYAHGSLIYGFINGYQTMDLLAALYFGIVISANISQMGVTDEKANRHETGIAGTGAGILLILIYAALSFIGAVSGSIKPANGKSDTGATVLTNLTTSAFGSIGTAFVGLIFVLACFNVCTGLISTCATYFEETFPTVLGHPVKYRAWSVVFAVFSFIVSNAGLSAIITVSLPVLGALYPIAIVLVLLNLVEKPFSSRFPRVYFWTVLLVAVFSIFDCIVNLLDVFGLPIHFLSLALASLPLYSAQLTWLIPAAAGLVIGVVDSLVRRRR is encoded by the coding sequence ATGTTCTTCGGCGCGGGCAACCTCATCTTCCCGCCGCTGATGGGCGCGCAGGCCCAATCCGCCGCGCTGCCCGCCACCATCGGCTTCATCGTCTCGGCCGTGGGCCTGCCAATTCTCGGCGTGCTGGCGGTCGCCTCGGCGGGCGGCTTCGAGCACCTCGCCTCGCGCGTCTCCCCCAAGTTCGCCGCCATCCTGGCCTTCGTCATCATCATGGCCATCGGCCCCTGCTTCGCCATCCCCCGCACCGCGACGACTTCCTACGAGATGGCGATCACCCCGTTCGCCGGCGAGAACAACCGGATGGCGCTGCTCATCTATTCGGTGGTCTTCTTCGTCCTCTCGTTCATCCTGAGCCAGCACCCCGAGAAGCTCTCCAAATCGCTGGGCCGCTTCATGGGCCCGCTGCTGCTGGTGCTCATCGTCGTCATGTTCGTCGCCTGCATCTTCATCAGCCACGCCCCGCTGGGCAAGCCGTTCGGCGACTACGCGCACGGCTCCTTGATCTACGGGTTCATCAACGGCTACCAGACCATGGATTTGCTGGCCGCGCTCTACTTCGGCATCGTCATCTCCGCCAACATCTCGCAGATGGGCGTCACCGACGAGAAGGCGAACCGCCACGAGACCGGCATCGCGGGCACGGGCGCGGGCATCCTGCTCATCCTCATCTACGCGGCCCTCTCCTTCATCGGCGCGGTGAGCGGCTCGATCAAGCCGGCCAACGGCAAAAGCGACACCGGCGCCACCGTGCTCACCAACCTCACCACCTCGGCCTTCGGCTCCATCGGCACCGCCTTCGTCGGCCTGATCTTCGTGCTCGCCTGCTTCAACGTGTGCACCGGGCTGATCTCGACCTGCGCCACCTATTTCGAGGAGACCTTCCCCACCGTCCTCGGCCATCCGGTGAAATACCGTGCCTGGAGCGTGGTCTTCGCCGTCTTCAGCTTCATCGTCTCGAACGCCGGGCTGAGCGCGATCATCACCGTCTCGCTGCCGGTGCTCGGCGCCCTCTACCCCATCGCCATCGTGCTGGTGCTGCTGAACCTCGTCGAAAAGCCGTTCTCGTCGCGTTTCCCGCGCGTCTATTTCTGGACGGTGCTGCTGGTGGCCGTCTTCAGCATCTTCGACTGCATCGTCAACCTGCTCGACGTCTTCGGCCTGCCGATTCATTTCCTGAGCCTCGCGCTGGCGTCGTTGCCGCTCTACAGCGCGCAGCTGACGTGGCTCATCCCGGCGGCCGCGGGCCTGGTGATCGGCGTGGTCGACAGTTTGGTTCGACGTCGCCGCTGA
- a CDS encoding GNAT family N-acetyltransferase → MTAENVEPLKARIRDADDGDIQAITDIYNEAVVTFTSTADLKPQTPEQRRAWVESHSPREEYPVVVITDESGKVVGFGSLSRYNYREGYDGVLELSYYIAGSVRRQGYGSAMVEWLVSRARQLGAHMAVALIFAINDGSNALMRKYGFTRFGLLPQASWDGKGYLDVNYWYKDLR, encoded by the coding sequence ATGACTGCGGAAAACGTGGAGCCGTTGAAGGCGAGAATCAGGGACGCGGACGATGGTGACATCCAAGCCATCACCGACATCTACAACGAGGCCGTGGTGACCTTCACCTCGACTGCCGACCTCAAGCCGCAGACCCCCGAGCAACGTCGTGCGTGGGTCGAAAGCCACAGCCCCCGCGAGGAGTACCCCGTGGTCGTCATCACCGACGAGAGCGGCAAAGTGGTGGGTTTTGGCTCGTTGTCGCGCTACAACTACCGCGAGGGCTACGATGGTGTGCTCGAGCTGAGCTACTACATCGCCGGCTCGGTGCGGCGGCAGGGCTACGGCTCGGCCATGGTGGAGTGGCTCGTCTCCCGCGCCAGGCAGCTCGGCGCCCACATGGCCGTGGCGTTGATCTTCGCCATCAACGACGGGTCGAACGCGCTCATGCGCAAATACGGCTTCACCCGCTTCGGCCTGTTGCCGCAGGCGAGCTGGGACGGCAAGGGCTACCTCGACGTGAACTACTGGTACAAGGACCTGCGCTAG
- a CDS encoding UPF0182 family protein codes for MSFFDFLGGFPDPRNGFGGYRHNESDDDDDPTILNVETNGDDAHSSHAHGGRNWPPRQGGPRLTRTRSKAPRPGMSRGTKIFIGVVIALVVVLALVFGLDRFITDLMWYGQLGFQSVVWTQLWTKIGLWVAYAVLMALVSYLAATMAIRTRPDSADGSTIRIKGDVVEIGKSVSSKTARRVAVVISLIVGLLFGSQFNSNWSEVLLMFNAQSFGVKDPQFGIDNGFYVFVLPGLKLVLSALTMLLLFGLIFSVITHFAMGGIRVTMPVNGRGILSMTKHARHQISIWFTLNMLVWAVRQAVGAFDNLTEQGTRFTGADYTTVHVGIPVTFILAGLTAVLGVILGVWLFASHAFDKPAATSAPVGKALRAWRVPVVSIAVVVVVALLLGVVWPMLLQRFQVNPNEQEMESSYISRNIKATQQAYGLDKVKVDQYQATTQGHSGALASDPETTAQIRLLDPEVISPTFKQLQQSKQYYMFADSLAVDKYDIDGKSQDTVIAARELNVKGNDNRNWVNDHTVFTHGYGVVAAYGNKVTSDGNPEFFESGIPTQGKLTKSQHYEPRIYFSPNSPDYSVVGSPKGSKPWEFDYPQGSTGASNTFEGNGGPKVNNLFTRLLYAIRFGSDQIFFSDRVTPDSQILYDRSPRDRVAKVAPYLTLDGRVYPAVVNGRVKWIVDGYTTSNAYPYSQTTDLGVATQDSTTVASKTIQGLNSQPANYIRNSVKATVDAYDGSVDLYVWDQQDPVIKAWQKIFPGQYHPLSQISGQLMSHLRYPESLFKVQRQLLAKYHVTSAGQFFSGEDFWQTPVDPTQLPEEQKRHVLQPPYYLTLKTGGSKEPLFSLTSTYIPAGTSTREILTGFLSVDSDAGSTPGKVGPNYGTIRLQELPKDSNVPGPGQAQNNFNSNADVSKELNLLEQGSTKVRRGNLLTLPLGGGLVYIEPVYVQSNGPTSFPLLKKVLVAFGDQVGFADTLDEALDQVFGGDSGASAGDAENTNGSAASSAPQADTSKQGKDAAKSGQSGSSSSNADLKDALSKAGQAMKDSDAAMKRGDWAGYGKAQQELNDQLNRAMQLEGQK; via the coding sequence ATGTCCTTCTTTGACTTCTTAGGCGGGTTCCCCGACCCGCGAAACGGTTTTGGCGGCTATCGACACAACGAATCGGACGACGATGACGATCCGACGATCCTCAACGTCGAGACCAACGGCGACGACGCCCATTCGTCCCACGCCCACGGCGGGCGCAACTGGCCGCCGAGGCAGGGTGGCCCGCGCCTGACCCGCACGCGCTCGAAAGCTCCACGCCCCGGCATGTCAAGGGGCACCAAGATCTTCATCGGCGTCGTCATCGCGCTGGTCGTCGTGCTGGCGCTCGTCTTCGGGCTCGACCGCTTCATCACCGACCTGATGTGGTACGGCCAGCTCGGCTTCCAGTCGGTGGTCTGGACCCAGCTGTGGACCAAGATCGGCCTGTGGGTGGCCTACGCCGTGCTCATGGCGCTGGTCAGCTACCTGGCCGCCACCATGGCGATCCGCACACGCCCCGATTCGGCCGACGGCTCCACCATCCGCATCAAGGGCGACGTGGTCGAGATCGGCAAATCCGTGAGCTCCAAGACGGCCCGCCGCGTGGCCGTGGTCATCTCGCTGATCGTCGGCCTGCTCTTCGGCTCCCAGTTCAACTCCAACTGGTCCGAAGTGCTCCTGATGTTCAACGCCCAATCCTTCGGCGTGAAGGACCCGCAGTTCGGCATCGACAACGGCTTCTACGTCTTCGTGCTGCCGGGCTTGAAGCTCGTGCTCTCGGCGCTGACGATGCTGCTGCTCTTCGGCCTCATCTTCTCCGTCATCACGCATTTCGCCATGGGTGGCATCCGCGTGACCATGCCGGTCAACGGCCGTGGCATCCTCTCCATGACCAAGCACGCACGCCACCAGATCTCCATCTGGTTCACGCTCAACATGCTCGTCTGGGCCGTCCGCCAGGCGGTGGGCGCCTTCGACAACCTCACCGAACAGGGCACCCGGTTCACCGGCGCGGACTACACCACCGTGCATGTGGGCATCCCTGTCACCTTCATCCTCGCCGGCCTCACGGCCGTGCTGGGCGTGATACTCGGCGTCTGGCTCTTTGCCTCGCACGCCTTCGACAAGCCCGCGGCCACCTCGGCCCCGGTGGGCAAGGCGCTCAGAGCCTGGCGCGTGCCGGTCGTCTCGATCGCCGTCGTGGTGGTGGTCGCGCTTCTGCTCGGCGTGGTCTGGCCGATGCTCTTGCAGCGCTTCCAGGTCAACCCGAACGAGCAGGAGATGGAATCGTCCTATATCTCGCGCAACATCAAGGCCACGCAACAGGCCTACGGGCTCGACAAGGTGAAGGTGGACCAGTACCAAGCCACCACCCAGGGCCACTCCGGCGCTCTGGCCAGCGACCCCGAAACCACCGCGCAGATCCGTCTGCTCGACCCCGAGGTCATCTCGCCCACGTTCAAGCAGCTGCAGCAGTCCAAGCAGTACTACATGTTCGCCGATTCCCTTGCGGTCGACAAATACGACATCGACGGCAAGAGCCAGGATACCGTGATCGCCGCCCGCGAGCTCAATGTCAAGGGCAACGACAACCGCAACTGGGTCAACGACCACACCGTTTTCACCCACGGCTACGGCGTCGTGGCGGCCTATGGCAACAAGGTGACCAGCGACGGCAACCCCGAGTTCTTCGAATCCGGCATCCCCACCCAAGGCAAGCTCACCAAGAGCCAGCATTACGAGCCGCGCATCTACTTCTCGCCGAACTCGCCCGACTACTCCGTGGTCGGCTCGCCCAAGGGCAGCAAGCCCTGGGAGTTCGATTACCCGCAGGGCTCCACCGGCGCCTCCAACACGTTCGAGGGCAACGGCGGGCCGAAGGTCAACAACCTCTTCACGCGCCTGCTCTACGCCATCCGCTTCGGCAGCGACCAGATCTTCTTCTCCGACCGCGTCACCCCCGATTCGCAGATCCTCTACGACCGCAGCCCGCGCGACCGCGTGGCCAAGGTGGCGCCTTATCTCACGCTTGATGGCCGTGTATACCCGGCCGTGGTCAATGGCCGCGTGAAGTGGATCGTCGACGGCTACACGACCTCCAACGCCTACCCGTATTCGCAGACCACCGATCTCGGCGTGGCCACGCAGGACTCCACCACGGTGGCCTCCAAGACCATCCAGGGGCTCAACTCGCAGCCGGCCAACTACATCCGCAATTCGGTCAAGGCCACGGTCGACGCCTACGACGGGTCGGTGGACCTCTACGTCTGGGACCAGCAGGACCCGGTGATCAAGGCCTGGCAGAAGATCTTCCCCGGCCAATACCATCCGCTCTCGCAGATCTCCGGCCAGTTGATGAGCCACTTGCGCTACCCGGAAAGCCTCTTCAAGGTGCAGCGCCAGCTTTTGGCCAAATACCATGTGACCAGCGCCGGCCAGTTCTTCTCCGGCGAGGACTTCTGGCAGACGCCAGTCGACCCCACACAGCTGCCGGAAGAGCAGAAAAGGCATGTGCTGCAGCCGCCGTACTATCTGACGCTCAAGACGGGCGGGTCCAAGGAACCGCTCTTCTCGCTGACCTCCACCTACATCCCCGCCGGCACCTCCACCCGTGAGATCCTCACCGGGTTCCTTTCCGTGGACTCCGACGCCGGGTCGACGCCAGGCAAGGTCGGGCCGAACTACGGCACCATACGATTGCAGGAGCTGCCCAAGGATTCGAACGTGCCGGGCCCGGGCCAGGCGCAGAACAACTTCAACTCCAACGCCGACGTCTCCAAGGAGCTCAACCTTCTGGAACAGGGCTCCACCAAGGTGCGGCGCGGCAACCTGCTGACGCTGCCGTTGGGTGGTGGCCTGGTCTACATTGAGCCGGTCTACGTGCAGTCCAACGGCCCGACCAGCTTCCCGCTCTTGAAGAAGGTCTTGGTCGCCTTCGGCGACCAGGTCGGTTTCGCCGACACCCTTGACGAGGCGCTCGACCAGGTCTTCGGCGGCGACTCCGGCGCCTCCGCGGGCGACGCGGAGAACACCAACGGCTCGGCGGCCTCGTCGGCCCCGCAGGCCGACACCTCCAAGCAGGGCAAGGACGCGGCGAAATCCGGGCAGTCCGGCTCGTCCTCCTCGAACGCCGACCTGAAGGACGCGCTGAGCAAGGCGGGGCAGGCCATGAAGGACTCCGACGCCGCGATGAAGCGTGGCGACTGGGCGGGCTACGGCAAGGCCCAGCAGGAGCTCAACGACCAGCTCAACCGCGCCATGCAGCTCGAAGGGCAGAAATAG
- a CDS encoding FCD domain-containing protein: protein MPSGDRLNALTNPLMPNLNVPIAPSSLTETSTTVLHSAIAEELAVDIIEGRWKPGDSTTLNDIQDRFKISRTVARETAHSLESAHAIIIKKRVGLIAQPLSEWLSLDTKVITWKLHSNQRKQELVALTELRLAVEPFAAAQAALRAPVETRALMPVLAMEMHKNSDAGNLDEFQQLDLRFHNEILQHSGNDLFSSLSSLVDIIITGRSEKGGDQVQPTKELLLAHEDVAEAIWESNPDVARKAMTEIVTEVSTPTDDEGDNGDNADENGK, encoded by the coding sequence ATGCCTTCCGGCGATCGCCTGAACGCCCTCACCAACCCATTGATGCCGAACCTCAACGTCCCCATCGCGCCCTCGAGCCTGACGGAGACGAGCACCACCGTGCTCCACTCGGCCATCGCCGAGGAGCTGGCGGTCGACATCATCGAGGGGCGCTGGAAGCCCGGCGACAGCACGACGCTCAACGACATCCAGGACCGTTTCAAGATCTCGAGGACGGTGGCGCGAGAGACCGCGCATTCATTGGAGTCGGCGCACGCCATCATCATCAAGAAGCGCGTGGGCCTCATCGCCCAGCCCCTGAGCGAATGGCTTTCGCTCGACACCAAGGTGATCACTTGGAAGCTGCACTCCAACCAGCGCAAGCAGGAGCTCGTCGCGCTCACCGAGCTGAGGCTGGCCGTGGAGCCCTTCGCCGCCGCCCAGGCCGCGCTGCGCGCACCCGTCGAGACGCGCGCCCTCATGCCGGTGCTCGCCATGGAGATGCACAAGAACAGCGACGCGGGCAACCTCGACGAATTCCAGCAACTCGACCTGCGCTTCCATAACGAGATTCTGCAGCACAGCGGCAACGACCTCTTCTCCTCGCTCTCCTCGCTGGTCGACATCATCATCACTGGCAGGTCCGAGAAGGGCGGCGACCAGGTGCAGCCCACCAAGGAGCTGCTGCTGGCGCACGAGGATGTGGCCGAGGCGATCTGGGAGAGCAACCCGGATGTGGCCCGCAAGGCCATGACCGAGATCGTCACCGAGGTCAGCACCCCCACGGACGACGAGGGTGACAACGGCGACAACGCTGATGAAAACGGGAAATAA
- the pth gene encoding aminoacyl-tRNA hydrolase, whose amino-acid sequence MASDFWLVAGLGNPGKKYEGTRHNMGFMTADVLAERWSVTLSDHKGLADLGKGIMSLDGRTMKFFLAKPLTYMNDSGDAVSSICNYYNIEPDHVVVIHDDMDLDFGRIKVKAGGSAGGHNGIRSIDKSLGTNQYARVRMGTGHAARGPHAHENTVNWVLGGFSGQQRKELPEFLADGADAAETIMFEGMNQAQERFNGR is encoded by the coding sequence ATGGCATCTGATTTTTGGCTGGTCGCGGGGCTGGGCAACCCCGGCAAGAAGTACGAGGGCACACGGCACAACATGGGCTTCATGACCGCTGACGTGCTCGCCGAACGCTGGTCCGTGACGCTGAGCGACCACAAGGGGTTGGCCGACCTTGGCAAAGGCATTATGAGCCTCGACGGTCGGACGATGAAGTTCTTCCTGGCCAAACCGCTGACCTACATGAACGATTCGGGCGACGCCGTCTCGTCGATCTGCAACTACTACAACATCGAGCCGGACCACGTGGTGGTGATCCACGACGACATGGACCTCGACTTCGGGCGCATCAAGGTGAAGGCGGGCGGCTCAGCCGGCGGCCACAACGGTATCCGCTCCATCGACAAGTCGCTCGGCACCAACCAGTACGCGCGTGTGCGCATGGGCACCGGCCACGCCGCCCGTGGCCCGCACGCCCACGAGAACACCGTCAACTGGGTGCTCGGTGGGTTCTCGGGCCAGCAGCGCAAGGAGCTGCCCGAGTTCCTGGCCGACGGCGCGGACGCCGCCGAGACCATCATGTTCGAGGGCATGAACCAGGCCCAGGAGCGCTTCAATGGCCGGTGA
- a CDS encoding AzlC family ABC transporter permease: MAAGKGMRLKALKFVFPKTLPICVSFMFTAMSYGLLMYSKGFPFIYPALMAASIFAGSMEFVLVDLLVSAFNPFAAFILTLMVNGRHFFYGLSMLGPYRNMGWKKPFLIFWMCDETFAINSSMKVPKDIDRGWAYLWVSMFDYSYWVTGAMLGWLIGGILPFSTKGVGFAMVAMFVSILLDQWKASPHTFRGHIPVLVGLATSVIALAIFGPQRFMLPALVAMLVIFELLRPYLEKPHDEGSLDGTDTGNSTDIGMSESTNSADSTDKTGNTDSTKNPGNTDNSTNPDNKETTTETATTKEVVR; encoded by the coding sequence ATGGCGGCAGGGAAGGGCATGCGGCTCAAGGCGTTGAAGTTCGTCTTCCCCAAAACCCTCCCGATCTGCGTGAGCTTCATGTTCACCGCCATGTCCTATGGCCTGCTGATGTATTCCAAGGGGTTCCCGTTCATCTATCCGGCGCTCATGGCCGCCTCGATCTTCGCCGGCTCAATGGAGTTCGTGCTGGTCGACCTCTTGGTCAGCGCCTTCAACCCGTTCGCGGCCTTCATCCTGACTTTGATGGTCAACGGCCGCCACTTCTTCTACGGGCTTTCGATGCTCGGCCCCTACCGCAACATGGGCTGGAAGAAGCCGTTCCTCATCTTCTGGATGTGCGACGAGACCTTCGCCATCAACTCCTCGATGAAGGTGCCCAAAGACATCGACCGAGGCTGGGCCTACCTGTGGGTGTCGATGTTCGACTACTCCTATTGGGTCACCGGCGCCATGCTCGGCTGGCTCATCGGCGGCATCCTACCCTTCAGCACCAAGGGCGTCGGGTTCGCCATGGTCGCCATGTTCGTCTCGATCCTGCTCGACCAGTGGAAGGCCTCGCCGCACACGTTCCGCGGGCACATCCCCGTGCTGGTGGGCCTGGCGACCTCCGTGATCGCCCTGGCGATCTTCGGCCCGCAACGCTTCATGTTGCCGGCGCTCGTGGCCATGTTGGTGATTTTCGAGCTGCTGCGGCCTTATCTGGAGAAGCCGCACGATGAGGGCTCTCTTGACGGCACAGATACAGGCAATAGTACGGATATCGGCATGAGCGAGAGTACGAATAGCGCGGATAGTACGGATAAAACGGGCAATACAGACAGTACAAAAAATCCAGGAAATACCGATAATTCAACCAATCCGGATAATAAGGAAACCACTACGGAAACGGCGACGACGAAGGAGGTGGTGCGATGA
- the gnd gene encoding phosphogluconate dehydrogenase (NAD(+)-dependent, decarboxylating), with amino-acid sequence MQLGMVGLGRMGGNMVKRIREAGHEVIGYDLSPESGRDVSSLEELVSKLDATRIVWIMVPSGKATDETLDGLMGLLEPGDMVINGGNCRYTDDQLNAKKLAAKGISYIDCGVSGGVWGEERGYALMVGGTDEEYQRALPIFEALKPEGKDGLVHAGPVGGGHFAKMVHNGIEYGMMQAFGEGFAIMERSEYIDDPTKVMASWRSGSVVASWLLDLVVRAMKEDPDLKSMPPVADETGEAKWTIEAATELGVPTPAISAGLFTRQASRGGSDDILRAVTAMRKQFGGHVTKA; translated from the coding sequence ATGCAGTTAGGCATGGTTGGATTGGGCCGCATGGGCGGCAATATGGTCAAGCGCATCCGCGAGGCGGGCCATGAGGTCATCGGCTACGACCTGAGCCCGGAGTCCGGCCGCGATGTGTCGAGCCTGGAGGAGCTGGTCTCCAAGCTGGACGCGACGCGCATCGTGTGGATCATGGTGCCTTCGGGCAAGGCGACCGACGAGACGCTCGACGGGCTCATGGGCCTGCTGGAACCCGGCGACATGGTGATCAACGGCGGCAACTGCCGCTACACCGACGACCAGCTCAACGCCAAGAAGCTCGCCGCCAAGGGCATCAGCTACATCGACTGCGGCGTCTCCGGCGGCGTATGGGGCGAGGAACGCGGCTACGCCCTGATGGTGGGCGGCACCGACGAGGAATACCAGCGCGCCCTGCCGATCTTCGAGGCGCTCAAGCCCGAGGGCAAGGACGGCCTGGTGCACGCCGGGCCCGTGGGCGGCGGCCACTTCGCCAAGATGGTGCACAACGGCATCGAATACGGCATGATGCAGGCCTTCGGCGAGGGCTTCGCCATCATGGAGCGCAGCGAATACATCGACGACCCCACCAAGGTGATGGCCTCATGGCGCTCCGGCAGCGTGGTGGCCTCGTGGCTGCTCGACCTGGTGGTGCGCGCGATGAAGGAGGACCCGGACCTCAAGAGCATGCCGCCCGTGGCCGACGAGACCGGCGAGGCGAAGTGGACGATCGAGGCGGCCACCGAGCTCGGCGTGCCCACTCCCGCGATCAGCGCCGGCTTGTTCACCCGCCAAGCCTCGCGCGGCGGCTCCGACGACATTTTGCGTGCGGTGACCGCCATGCGCAAGCAGTTCGGCGGCCACGTCACCAAGGCGTGA
- a CDS encoding AzlD domain-containing protein: MTMTVQQSVIIIAIVSLTTIFTRFAMFVLFPESKTPPKFIRYLGDVLPLAITGMLVVYSLKDVTPFSGNHGIPEAIAVLALVLVYRWRKNSLLAIFVGTILYMVLVQTIFA, from the coding sequence ATGACCATGACCGTGCAGCAATCCGTCATCATCATCGCCATCGTGAGCCTGACGACGATCTTCACGCGATTCGCGATGTTCGTGCTCTTCCCCGAGTCGAAGACCCCGCCGAAGTTCATCCGCTACCTGGGCGACGTGCTGCCCCTGGCTATCACCGGCATGCTCGTGGTCTATTCGCTCAAGGACGTCACGCCCTTCTCCGGCAACCACGGCATCCCCGAGGCCATCGCGGTGCTGGCCCTCGTCCTCGTCTACCGTTGGCGCAAGAACAGTCTGCTCGCCATCTTCGTGGGAACGATACTGTATATGGTCCTGGTACAGACCATCTTCGCCTGA